One region of Bosea sp. 29B genomic DNA includes:
- a CDS encoding flagellar hook capping FlgD N-terminal domain-containing protein, with amino-acid sequence MTVSNTGKLSNSQVAAAQNNTAGGNGTSIANNFDQFLTLLTTQLKNQNPLDPLDTNQFTQQLVQFAGVEQQLKQNETLTALLGVSKATTGASAIGFVGQTVTADGAATPLKEGKAEWKLNASKGGTGTVTIKDSSGKVVYSGTKTLTAGDQTYSWDGKTSTGSTAPDGEYTITVDGKDVSGAAITVKTEITGKVDGIDFSTTVPTLLIGAIKVPLDKVKSVKSTS; translated from the coding sequence ATGACCGTCTCCAATACCGGCAAGCTGTCGAATTCCCAGGTTGCGGCCGCCCAGAACAACACCGCGGGTGGCAACGGCACCTCGATCGCCAATAATTTCGACCAGTTCCTGACCCTGCTGACGACGCAGCTGAAGAACCAGAACCCGCTCGATCCGCTCGACACCAACCAGTTCACCCAGCAATTGGTGCAGTTCGCCGGCGTCGAGCAGCAGCTCAAGCAGAACGAGACGCTGACCGCGCTGCTCGGCGTCAGCAAGGCGACGACGGGTGCGAGCGCGATCGGCTTCGTCGGCCAGACGGTCACGGCCGACGGCGCCGCGACGCCGCTCAAAGAGGGCAAGGCCGAATGGAAGCTCAACGCCTCCAAGGGCGGCACCGGCACGGTCACCATCAAGGATTCGAGCGGCAAGGTCGTCTACAGCGGCACGAAGACGCTGACGGCCGGCGACCAGACCTATAGCTGGGACGGCAAGACCTCGACGGGGTCCACTGCGCCCGACGGCGAATACACCATCACTGTCGACGGCAAGGATGTCTCCGGCGCGGCGATCACGGTCAAGACCGAGATCACCGGCAAGGTCGACGGCATTGACTTCTCGACCACCGTGCCGACGCTGCTGATCGGCGCGATCAAGGTCCCGCTCGACAAGGTCAAATCGGTGAAGAGCACGTCCTGA
- a CDS encoding DUF1153 domain-containing protein — MTEPLRPRVKYVIGPDGSPLTIADLPPMNTRRWVIRRKAEVVAAVRGGLLSLEEACQRYTLTVDEFLSWQMSIDQHGLAGLRTTRIQHYRQ; from the coding sequence ATGACCGAGCCGCTGCGACCGCGCGTCAAATATGTGATCGGGCCCGATGGCAGCCCGTTGACGATCGCCGATCTGCCGCCGATGAACACGCGCCGCTGGGTGATCCGGCGCAAGGCCGAGGTCGTCGCCGCCGTGCGTGGCGGCCTGCTCAGCCTGGAGGAAGCCTGCCAGCGCTATACGCTGACGGTCGACGAATTCCTGAGCTGGCAGATGTCGATCGACCAGCATGGCCTCGCTGGCCTGCGCACCACCCGTATCCAGCACTACCGCCAGTAA